Proteins found in one Elusimicrobiota bacterium genomic segment:
- a CDS encoding DUF502 domain-containing protein: MQQRIRFDFKRNFLAGLITILPLWLTLFLVWVVFNWVSTLAIPFLSPILKIYVGKGGSLLAKIASFILTIFVIWFVGVLATRIVSRRILTWGENVLVKIPLLSDIYFGFRKLIRFIFKERRDFKTVVMVEFPRAGIYSIGFLTGKGDFGNLKNIGTVFIPTVPNPTTGFLVVVRQKDIKPLDMTFDEAARMLLSGGIVSPEKYKSGNAQKKRSKK, translated from the coding sequence ATGCAGCAGCGCATAAGGTTTGATTTCAAGAGAAATTTTTTAGCAGGGCTTATAACAATTTTGCCTTTATGGCTTACGCTTTTTTTGGTCTGGGTAGTGTTTAATTGGGTGAGTACTCTTGCTATTCCTTTTCTTTCGCCGATTTTAAAGATTTATGTAGGAAAAGGCGGAAGTCTCCTTGCAAAAATAGCAAGTTTTATTTTAACAATTTTTGTTATTTGGTTTGTCGGAGTTTTGGCTACGCGCATTGTCTCGCGCCGGATTTTAACCTGGGGCGAGAATGTCTTGGTCAAAATTCCTTTATTAAGCGACATCTATTTTGGTTTCAGGAAACTCATCCGATTCATATTTAAGGAAAGGCGGGATTTTAAAACAGTTGTTATGGTAGAGTTTCCGCGCGCCGGCATTTATTCAATTGGCTTTTTGACCGGGAAAGGGGATTTCGGAAATTTAAAAAATATCGGTACCGTTTTTATACCGACAGTGCCGAATCCTACCACTGGTTTTCTGGTTGTTGTCCGCCAAAAAGACATTAAACCCCTTGATATGACGTTTGATGAAGCGGCCCGCATGCTTTTGTCAGGAGGAATCGTGTCTCCTGAAAAATATAAATCTGGTAATGCCCAGAAAAAACGGAGCAAAAAATGA
- a CDS encoding phosphoglucomutase/phosphomannomutase family protein yields the protein MIKFGTSGWRGIIADDFTFENVRIVTQAISEYVNKNSPNNLKSVIVGYDTRFLSDKYAELSAEVLAGNGIKALLCKRDTPTPVISFEIIRRAADGGINFTASHNPYNYNGLKFSPSWGGPALPETTEAIEKSCRLLSKESIKKINLNYAKNQGFLEYIDPRPKYLSQIKKLVNFNAIKKGRFKVAVDLLNGTATGYLDELLKDAGISCVITRDWRDVMFPKSGAPEPNRENLRDLYSLMKKESCSLGIATDGDADRFGILDNDGTFINPNEIISVLLYHLIKSRGWKGIVARSVMTTHLIDKIADKFGLQIKETPVGFKYIGEILNKEKESFVIGGEESGGLTIRGHVPEKDGILACLLVVEMISESKKSIKKILSEIYNLVGPVFSDRVNFRLSSDEMETLKNKLKEKTPDNFSGLKVKKLITVDGYKFIFENDSWLGIRLSGTEPVVRLYVEADSKLKIKNLISAGEKYIKGS from the coding sequence GTGATCAAGTTCGGGACATCGGGTTGGCGGGGGATAATAGCGGATGATTTTACGTTTGAAAATGTAAGAATAGTCACTCAGGCGATTTCGGAATACGTAAACAAAAATTCTCCGAACAATCTTAAAAGCGTAATAGTTGGATACGATACACGTTTTCTTTCTGATAAGTATGCCGAGCTTTCCGCTGAAGTTTTGGCAGGAAACGGCATTAAAGCGCTTTTGTGCAAAAGGGATACGCCCACACCGGTAATATCGTTTGAAATAATCCGCCGCGCAGCGGACGGCGGAATAAATTTTACCGCAAGCCACAATCCTTATAACTATAACGGCCTTAAATTTTCGCCTTCCTGGGGCGGGCCGGCACTTCCTGAAACTACCGAAGCAATAGAAAAATCTTGCCGGCTACTGAGCAAGGAATCAATAAAAAAAATTAATCTGAACTATGCAAAAAATCAGGGCTTTTTAGAATACATTGATCCGAGGCCGAAATATCTCAGCCAAATTAAAAAGCTTGTAAATTTCAATGCAATCAAAAAAGGCAGATTTAAGGTTGCGGTTGATCTGCTTAACGGGACCGCAACAGGGTATTTAGACGAGCTTCTTAAAGACGCAGGCATAAGCTGTGTTATTACCAGAGATTGGCGGGATGTTATGTTTCCCAAAAGCGGGGCGCCCGAACCGAACAGAGAAAATTTGAGAGATCTTTACAGCCTTATGAAAAAGGAATCCTGCAGCCTCGGGATTGCTACTGACGGCGACGCCGACAGGTTTGGCATTTTAGACAACGACGGAACATTTATAAATCCAAACGAAATTATATCCGTTCTTTTATACCATCTGATTAAATCAAGAGGTTGGAAAGGCATTGTGGCGCGAAGCGTTATGACGACTCATTTAATTGACAAGATTGCAGACAAATTCGGGCTTCAGATAAAAGAGACTCCCGTCGGATTTAAATATATCGGCGAAATACTGAATAAAGAAAAAGAAAGTTTTGTGATAGGAGGAGAAGAATCAGGGGGGCTGACCATAAGAGGCCACGTTCCTGAAAAAGACGGAATACTTGCCTGCCTTTTAGTAGTTGAAATGATTTCCGAATCTAAGAAAAGCATTAAAAAGATTCTTTCTGAAATTTACAATTTAGTCGGGCCTGTTTTTTCGGACAGAGTAAATTTCAGATTGTCCAGCGACGAGATGGAAACCTTGAAGAATAAATTGAAAGAAAAAACTCCGGACAATTTTTCCGGGCTTAAAGTGAAAAAACTAATTACCGTTGACGGCTACAAATTTATTTTTGAAAACGATTCGTGGCTCGGCATAAGGCTTTCGGGGACCGAGCCGGTAGTCAGATTGTACGTTGAAGCGGATTCCAAACTTAAGATAAAAAATTTGATTTCAGCAGGCGAAAAATATATCAAAGGAAGCTAA
- a CDS encoding DNA methyltransferase, producing MQIINHQHLNLFDYFKTFSLREEFDLFSQNEEGQKTRIDYILIQNKKYPRFINEFWTSKQRQASSLHEISYRACFKPQLPRFFIELFTKENDTVYDPFSGRGTTIIEAGLLGRNVIGNDVNPLSKILSLPRFFVPNLKELEERLKNIKINDSAKSNIDLSMFYHRETEKEITSLKRYLKKRKENSNEDRLDSWIRMVATNRLTGHSSGFFSVYTLPPNQAVSRESQIKINEKRNQKPSYRNTREIILKKSKQLMAGVLESERSILKRAGENALFFNTDARFTKEIPDREVQLTVTSPPFLDVVQYDKDNWLRCWFNSIDEEDISKKITMSKTIDEWCKVMAQVFSQLYRLTKNSGWVAFEVGEVRNGKYKLDEYIVPLGVEAGFTCEGILINEQKFTKTANIWGINNNDKGTNTNRVVLFRK from the coding sequence ATGCAAATAATAAATCATCAGCATTTAAATTTATTTGATTATTTTAAAACATTTTCGTTAAGAGAAGAATTTGATTTGTTCTCTCAAAATGAAGAAGGGCAAAAGACTAGGATTGATTATATTTTAATTCAGAACAAAAAATACCCAAGGTTCATAAACGAATTTTGGACATCCAAACAAAGACAGGCTTCTTCATTGCACGAAATATCTTATCGCGCATGTTTTAAACCGCAATTGCCGAGATTTTTTATTGAGTTATTTACGAAAGAAAACGATACAGTGTACGACCCATTTTCAGGAAGAGGAACGACTATAATTGAGGCAGGTTTACTTGGAAGGAATGTAATCGGCAATGATGTTAATCCGTTAAGTAAGATTCTGTCTTTACCAAGATTTTTCGTTCCTAATTTAAAAGAACTTGAAGAAAGATTAAAAAATATTAAAATTAACGATTCTGCAAAATCAAATATTGATTTATCAATGTTTTATCATCGCGAAACTGAAAAGGAAATCACCTCGTTAAAAAGGTATTTAAAGAAAAGAAAAGAAAACAGCAATGAGGATCGACTTGATTCATGGATCAGAATGGTAGCAACTAACCGTCTTACGGGTCATTCATCAGGTTTTTTCTCGGTATACACCTTGCCGCCAAATCAAGCGGTTTCTCGTGAAAGTCAGATTAAGATTAACGAAAAAAGAAATCAAAAACCTTCTTATAGAAATACTAGAGAAATAATTCTAAAAAAATCCAAACAGCTAATGGCAGGTGTGCTCGAAAGCGAAAGGAGCATTTTAAAAAGAGCAGGAGAAAATGCTCTTTTTTTCAATACTGATGCACGATTTACTAAGGAGATTCCAGATAGGGAAGTGCAGCTTACCGTTACTTCCCCTCCATTTTTAGACGTAGTCCAATACGATAAAGATAATTGGCTTCGTTGCTGGTTTAATTCAATTGATGAAGAAGACATTTCAAAAAAAATAACAATGTCAAAAACTATTGATGAATGGTGCAAAGTTATGGCTCAGGTATTCAGCCAATTATACAGATTAACGAAAAATAGCGGCTGGGTAGCATTTGAAGTTGGTGAGGTTAGAAACGGAAAATATAAATTAGATGAATATATCGTTCCTTTGGGAGTGGAAGCAGGATTCACTTGCGAAGGTATATTGATTAATGAACAAAAATTCACTAAGACAGCAAATATTTGGGGGATCAACAATAATGATAAGGGAACAAATACCAATAGAGTCGTTCTATTCAGGAAATAA
- a CDS encoding mannose-1-phosphate guanyltransferase → MQAVIMAGGFGTRLRPITSSIPKPMAPIVNRPMLYHIINLLKKHNLTDLTMLLYYQPEAITDYFKTGSNFGVNIRYLKPEADLGTAGSVKFAQSELKDTFIVISGDVLTDFDLTKAIEYHQIKKAIATMVLTRVTNPLQYGVVITDNDGKIERFLEKPSWGEVFSDTINTGIYILDQSVFKFIPKDESFDFSKDLFPLLLKEKQPLYGYVAEGYWKDIGNHDEYRMAHYDYLDEKIKLNVEGKKVKVNGKEILTGKNTKIEDGVEVDSQVVIGDDCVIEKGARIERSVIGSNVIIRSGAEVLGSILWDGVELGREARIKEVVLGKKTKLGDRAVVQVGTIVSDECYIGSDAIVRANLRIWPHKVIEDGAILSTSLVWGEKWNRALFSAYGITGLANIEITPEFAAKIGSAYGAFIGKGGYIITSRDAHKVTRMIKRAMISGLISAGVRVGDLRTAPIPVVRYELGKEGESGGIHVRQSPFDSRLVDIKFFSSDGGDISVSQEKAIEQLFQREDFKRAHIDEVGEITVPPRASEYYKGGLLKTIDIEAIKQAKFKVVLDYAFSSASLIFPAILGDLGLEVVSLNAYTSNKGTTKTEAEFKYSLNQLSDIVTTLKADAGFLIDTGAEKVFLVDERGRIVGDDLTMFIVSYLVMRTYRKGTIAVPVFVSSVIDELAAKFNMKVIRTGTSPRNIISEARSEDIVFVADCSGGFIFPEFQPAFDAMYAIGKILEMMAKENAALNRISREIPPFEVFKKKLPCPWDKKGQTMRRAIEEAKGKRAELIDGVKIFSERGWVLLLPDPDEAYFHIWAESNDEQNSKELLAEYSKKVISWQE, encoded by the coding sequence ATGCAAGCCGTTATAATGGCAGGCGGTTTCGGTACGCGCCTGAGGCCTATCACTAGCAGTATTCCAAAGCCCATGGCTCCGATTGTAAATAGGCCGATGCTATACCATATCATCAACCTTCTTAAAAAACACAATTTAACCGACCTTACAATGCTTCTTTATTACCAGCCTGAAGCGATAACAGACTATTTTAAAACAGGCTCAAATTTCGGAGTAAATATCCGCTATCTAAAACCTGAAGCCGATCTCGGTACCGCGGGCAGCGTAAAGTTTGCTCAAAGCGAGCTTAAAGACACTTTTATAGTGATTTCCGGCGATGTCTTAACCGATTTTGACCTTACCAAAGCGATAGAATATCATCAAATCAAAAAAGCTATTGCTACCATGGTTTTAACCAGGGTTACAAATCCTTTACAGTACGGCGTTGTTATTACAGATAACGACGGAAAAATTGAAAGATTCCTTGAAAAACCTTCCTGGGGAGAAGTTTTTTCAGACACCATTAATACCGGAATTTATATTTTGGATCAATCGGTATTTAAATTTATTCCTAAAGACGAATCATTTGATTTTTCAAAAGACCTGTTTCCTCTTTTGCTCAAAGAGAAACAGCCCCTTTACGGCTATGTGGCAGAAGGTTATTGGAAAGATATCGGAAACCACGACGAATACAGGATGGCCCATTATGATTATTTGGATGAAAAAATAAAATTAAATGTTGAAGGCAAAAAAGTAAAAGTTAACGGAAAAGAAATTTTAACAGGTAAAAATACAAAAATTGAAGACGGCGTAGAAGTAGACTCCCAGGTGGTAATCGGCGATGACTGTGTTATTGAAAAGGGCGCTCGGATTGAAAGGTCTGTTATAGGGTCCAATGTTATTATTCGTTCTGGGGCTGAGGTATTGGGTTCAATACTTTGGGACGGAGTTGAGCTTGGGCGCGAAGCGCGAATTAAAGAAGTTGTCTTGGGCAAAAAAACAAAGCTTGGGGACCGCGCTGTCGTTCAGGTGGGAACAATAGTTTCGGATGAATGTTATATAGGATCTGACGCAATAGTAAGAGCAAACCTTAGAATATGGCCGCACAAAGTAATTGAAGACGGGGCGATACTTTCTACAAGCCTGGTTTGGGGCGAAAAATGGAATAGAGCGCTTTTCAGCGCCTACGGGATAACCGGCCTTGCAAATATAGAAATTACTCCTGAGTTTGCGGCAAAAATCGGTTCGGCTTACGGCGCTTTTATCGGGAAAGGCGGCTACATAATTACTTCGCGTGATGCCCACAAGGTAACAAGGATGATAAAGCGCGCAATGATTTCAGGCCTTATTTCTGCGGGCGTACGAGTCGGGGATTTGCGAACAGCGCCTATTCCCGTTGTAAGATATGAGCTCGGGAAAGAAGGCGAAAGCGGGGGAATACATGTTAGGCAGTCGCCTTTTGACTCAAGGCTTGTGGACATAAAATTTTTCTCATCAGACGGAGGGGATATTTCGGTAAGCCAGGAAAAAGCCATTGAACAGCTTTTCCAAAGGGAAGATTTCAAGCGAGCCCACATAGATGAAGTAGGCGAGATAACCGTACCGCCGAGGGCATCCGAGTATTATAAAGGCGGATTACTAAAAACTATAGATATAGAAGCTATTAAACAGGCAAAATTTAAAGTGGTTTTAGACTACGCTTTTTCTTCCGCATCTTTGATTTTTCCGGCCATTTTGGGAGATTTGGGCCTTGAGGTCGTTTCGCTTAACGCATATACAAGCAACAAAGGGACCACTAAAACCGAAGCAGAATTTAAATATTCTTTAAACCAGCTGTCTGATATCGTAACCACGCTTAAGGCGGACGCGGGATTTTTAATAGATACCGGTGCAGAAAAAGTGTTTCTTGTTGACGAGCGCGGCAGGATAGTCGGCGACGACCTCACGATGTTTATCGTGTCATATCTTGTTATGCGCACATATAGAAAAGGAACCATCGCGGTTCCCGTGTTTGTTTCATCCGTAATTGACGAGCTTGCGGCAAAATTTAATATGAAAGTGATACGTACCGGAACAAGCCCTAGAAACATTATATCGGAAGCCCGAAGCGAAGACATTGTCTTTGTTGCGGACTGTTCGGGAGGCTTTATTTTTCCTGAATTTCAGCCGGCGTTTGATGCGATGTATGCAATAGGAAAAATTTTGGAAATGATGGCTAAAGAAAACGCGGCATTAAACAGGATAAGCAGGGAAATACCGCCCTTTGAAGTTTTTAAGAAAAAACTGCCTTGTCCGTGGGATAAGAAGGGGCAGACTATGAGGCGCGCAATTGAAGAAGCAAAAGGCAAAAGAGCCGAGCTCATAGACGGAGTAAAAATATTTTCGGAACGGGGCTGGGTGCTTTTATTGCCCGATCCGGATGAAGCATATTTCCATATTTGGGCTGAATCTAATGACGAGCAAAACTCCAAAGAACTTTTAGCAGAATATTCTAAAAAAGTTATTAGCTGGCAGGAGTAG
- a CDS encoding prepilin-type N-terminal cleavage/methylation domain-containing protein codes for MTKSRYIFKNSHKGVTLVELMMALAVLGIIIPAAVMLLSSVMKGFTGYEASINLKKNNQESVNRIYLRLGSSKRIFQRSNADYLGAINLTGCPAVLSGSQLPVIQSTGTLSFGTTNYASVDYGNSLYFATNEGTLSLIISTSVTKRMDFFQFNYYYLTTDNTNSIYETQSYRLVEWRSIKYADLGQITSISDTTLRGQIIDAVRANGINYAWDTSSVGLNNAFATLGTASYTLIASHSIPSSKVTVLTKILTNIMGGYRYGVSPNSAGWAHAPRTVPLYATANGSFPSGFEIGILGSTSGRKVLLRCVLVAQGAFPGIIGEEQQLVASARDLW; via the coding sequence ATGACCAAGTCTCGGTATATATTCAAAAATAGTCATAAAGGCGTAACCCTTGTTGAGCTGATGATGGCTTTAGCGGTGCTCGGGATAATAATTCCTGCGGCAGTAATGCTGTTATCGTCAGTAATGAAGGGATTTACCGGTTACGAGGCTAGTATAAACCTTAAGAAAAATAACCAGGAATCAGTTAACAGAATTTATTTAAGGCTTGGTTCAAGCAAAAGAATTTTTCAAAGATCAAATGCGGACTATTTAGGGGCAATCAACTTAACCGGATGCCCGGCAGTGCTTTCGGGAAGCCAGCTGCCCGTTATTCAAAGCACGGGAACATTATCTTTCGGAACTACCAACTATGCCTCAGTAGATTATGGCAACTCCCTTTATTTTGCGACCAATGAAGGAACCCTGTCTTTGATTATCAGCACTTCCGTTACAAAAAGGATGGATTTTTTCCAGTTTAATTATTATTATCTCACAACAGATAATACGAATTCAATTTACGAAACGCAAAGTTATCGGCTAGTTGAGTGGCGAAGCATAAAGTACGCTGATTTAGGGCAGATTACCAGCATTTCAGATACAACTTTGAGAGGACAAATAATTGACGCTGTCAGAGCCAACGGGATAAACTATGCATGGGATACTTCTTCCGTAGGATTAAATAATGCATTTGCTACATTGGGAACTGCTTCTTACACATTGATTGCCAGCCATTCAATTCCTTCTTCAAAAGTCACTGTCCTTACAAAAATTCTTACCAACATAATGGGAGGCTACCGGTACGGTGTTTCACCCAACAGCGCGGGCTGGGCCCATGCCCCGAGAACAGTCCCTCTATATGCCACTGCAAACGGCAGTTTCCCGTCTGGTTTTGAGATCGGCATACTAGGCTCAACATCTGGACGAAAGGTTTTACTCAGATGCGTGCTTGTAGCCCAAGGCGCTTTTCCGGGTATCATTGGAGAAGAACAGCAGTTAGTTGCCAGCGCAAGAGATCTGTGGTAA
- a CDS encoding PA14 domain-containing protein produces the protein MKNKGLSLVEVMIATAILGIVALMVIGLQLHMSSNTVRIREKMFATEKAMQMMEELRSLVLGSERTNIEVLDDYTENLSSGSANYVLTTDRSVTDPAHPNSGNMSIGGVWKYFRQVTVAPLPEEAHARKVEVKVYENSRTSPGTATKVLAETTSILRTIANEFVPTQVMDIYLIAIENVPGWWSDLATMVPTFDMVLQDIQMRNQGLEIRPHWIIRSAFGRDPFYMPYINSTTPTNAAAIPQVYFYPGMSSENNTVGGPAQLFYDPSRIRGNINVQGTLVSGGYPLADKYNHAVRYPDEEAMYAQYVIDESTAGRPVPEYSLRMLLERMNSNPNEFENALIVNLHGELIPFVPMRNYSDAAKSPANYPDLRIVSHPERLSYTSTDTVKVRVYPYAMVENATYPYGFVGRYYNANNYTNLLFTRSDSSINFDWAGGKPANNITNADAFSAIWRGRIRAKTTDNYTFTLRANGGGYFDFEVNGNDITLAADNNTLKIQTYAANLVQNTEYPIELGFTESFAGDASVQLTWQITGQPATEEVITFPDISTATVLFPGITINTSDITVQKFVGGSTVAYQLNTVADLVSGPDCRVAYPSGGTLLTFYNNPVLHPYSNPSGTTAGKP, from the coding sequence ATGAAAAATAAAGGGCTTAGCCTTGTTGAAGTAATGATAGCTACCGCAATACTCGGCATCGTAGCTCTTATGGTCATCGGGTTGCAGCTCCATATGAGCTCTAACACGGTCAGAATAAGGGAAAAGATGTTTGCTACGGAAAAAGCCATGCAGATGATGGAAGAGCTGAGATCTTTGGTGCTCGGTTCGGAAAGAACAAACATTGAAGTTCTGGACGATTATACCGAAAATCTGTCGTCCGGCAGTGCCAACTATGTATTGACTACGGATAGAAGCGTAACCGACCCCGCCCACCCCAACAGCGGCAATATGTCCATCGGCGGTGTATGGAAATATTTCAGGCAGGTAACGGTTGCTCCTTTACCGGAAGAAGCTCATGCAAGAAAAGTTGAAGTAAAAGTGTATGAAAATTCAAGAACCAGCCCCGGCACCGCGACAAAAGTGCTGGCTGAAACTACCAGCATTTTAAGAACCATAGCCAACGAGTTTGTGCCGACGCAAGTGATGGATATTTACTTAATTGCGATTGAAAATGTTCCGGGATGGTGGTCGGATCTTGCGACAATGGTTCCGACTTTTGATATGGTTTTGCAGGATATTCAAATGAGAAACCAGGGGCTGGAAATAAGGCCTCATTGGATAATCCGTTCTGCTTTCGGAAGGGACCCCTTTTATATGCCTTATATTAACTCAACGACTCCAACAAACGCGGCAGCTATTCCTCAGGTATATTTTTATCCGGGGATGTCTTCTGAAAACAATACTGTTGGAGGCCCGGCGCAGTTATTTTACGACCCTTCAAGAATCCGAGGAAACATAAACGTGCAGGGAACTCTGGTTTCCGGAGGATATCCGCTTGCAGACAAATACAATCATGCGGTAAGGTATCCCGACGAAGAAGCTATGTACGCCCAGTATGTGATAGATGAATCAACGGCGGGAAGGCCTGTACCCGAATACAGTTTAAGGATGCTGCTTGAAAGAATGAATTCAAACCCGAACGAATTTGAGAATGCTTTAATAGTAAACCTGCACGGCGAGCTGATACCTTTTGTTCCAATGAGAAATTATTCCGACGCGGCGAAATCGCCGGCCAACTATCCGGACTTAAGGATAGTTTCACATCCTGAAAGATTAAGTTATACAAGCACCGATACAGTCAAAGTAAGGGTGTATCCTTATGCTATGGTAGAGAATGCCACCTATCCATACGGATTTGTCGGGCGGTATTATAATGCGAATAATTATACTAATCTTTTGTTTACTCGGTCCGATAGTTCTATTAATTTTGACTGGGCAGGAGGAAAACCTGCTAATAACATAACAAACGCAGATGCTTTTTCAGCTATCTGGAGAGGAAGGATCCGTGCGAAAACAACAGATAATTATACTTTTACTTTACGCGCCAATGGCGGAGGATATTTTGATTTTGAAGTCAACGGAAATGATATTACTTTAGCGGCTGATAACAACACCCTGAAAATTCAAACATATGCAGCTAATCTGGTGCAGAATACCGAATATCCTATAGAACTTGGCTTTACGGAATCTTTTGCAGGAGATGCTTCAGTTCAATTGACCTGGCAGATAACAGGGCAACCAGCAACAGAAGAAGTCATTACGTTTCCTGACATCTCAACAGCCACAGTTCTGTTTCCCGGGATAACAATTAATACAAGCGATATTACGGTGCAAAAATTTGTTGGAGGATCAACCGTAGCATACCAGTTGAACACTGTCGCTGACCTTGTTTCGGGCCCGGATTGCCGAGTGGCATATCCAAGCGGGGGGACTCTACTGACATTTTATAATAATCCGGTGCTTCATCCTTATTCAAATCCTTCAGGAACTACGGCCGGCAAACCATAG